A window from Candidatus Sulfotelmatobacter sp. encodes these proteins:
- a CDS encoding PAS domain S-box protein has translation MSGSASHRELLELAFDLSPAGMVVVDGKGAILLVNREIERLFGYDRLELLGRPIETLIPSRFRPPHAGYREHYAQDPARRPMGAGRDLHGLRKDGTEVPVEIGLNPIQTEQGLLVLGTVVDISARRAFENRLRQSQKMEAIGTLAGGIAHDFNNLLHGILGHAELIQRRTSGDDERRADVQQILKIADRGRLLVDRILAFSRAREATRAPVRLGPPVHEALELLRASLPREIEIRESLSTATPMVSCDETQIHQITMNLCTNSAQAMERGGTLEVTLAPFEASAEFATAHPPLEAGPHARLSVRDTGVGMAREVIERALEPFFTTKPAGKGTGLGLSVIHGIVQSLGGALEITSRVGDGTRVDIYLRAEEQARAAATSAGLEPGEHRPHVLVVEDEPDLASMLRRQLEAFEYRATVHTSSVEALDDFRSRPDAFDLLMTDNSMPRMSGIQLAGEIRRIRPELPILLVSGTAALADPAQLQALGIVHVLGKPHTGRQMSNALQKALGREP, from the coding sequence ATGAGCGGGTCCGCGAGTCATCGAGAGCTGCTCGAGCTGGCCTTCGACCTGTCGCCCGCCGGCATGGTGGTGGTGGACGGCAAGGGCGCGATTCTGCTGGTCAATCGCGAGATCGAGCGACTGTTCGGATACGACCGGCTCGAGCTGCTCGGCCGGCCGATCGAGACCCTGATCCCCTCGCGCTTCCGGCCGCCCCACGCCGGCTATCGCGAACACTACGCCCAGGATCCGGCGAGGCGACCGATGGGCGCGGGGCGGGACCTGCACGGACTGCGCAAGGATGGCACCGAAGTGCCGGTCGAGATCGGCCTCAACCCGATCCAGACCGAGCAGGGCCTGCTGGTGCTCGGCACGGTGGTGGACATCAGCGCGCGCCGTGCCTTCGAGAATCGGCTCCGCCAGTCGCAGAAGATGGAGGCCATCGGAACCCTTGCCGGCGGGATCGCGCACGACTTCAACAATCTGCTGCACGGGATCCTCGGCCACGCCGAGCTGATCCAGCGCCGCACATCCGGGGACGACGAGCGCCGCGCCGACGTCCAGCAGATCCTCAAGATCGCCGACCGCGGCCGACTGCTGGTGGATCGGATCCTCGCGTTCAGCCGCGCGCGCGAAGCGACGCGAGCCCCGGTGCGGCTCGGCCCGCCGGTTCATGAAGCGCTCGAGCTGCTGCGCGCCTCGCTGCCGCGCGAGATCGAAATCCGCGAGTCGCTGTCGACCGCCACCCCGATGGTGAGCTGCGACGAAACCCAGATTCATCAGATCACGATGAACCTGTGCACCAATTCGGCGCAGGCCATGGAACGCGGCGGAACGCTGGAAGTGACGCTCGCGCCCTTCGAGGCGAGCGCCGAGTTCGCGACCGCGCATCCGCCACTCGAGGCGGGGCCTCACGCCCGCCTGAGCGTGCGCGACACCGGCGTCGGGATGGCTCGGGAGGTGATCGAGCGAGCGCTCGAACCCTTCTTCACCACCAAGCCGGCCGGGAAGGGCACGGGTCTCGGCCTGTCGGTGATCCACGGCATCGTTCAGAGTCTGGGCGGCGCCCTGGAGATCACGAGTCGCGTCGGCGACGGGACCCGCGTCGACATCTACCTGCGCGCCGAGGAACAGGCGCGCGCGGCCGCGACTTCCGCCGGCCTCGAGCCAGGCGAGCACCGGCCGCACGTGCTGGTGGTCGAGGACGAGCCCGACCTCGCCAGCATGCTCCGGCGCCAGCTCGAGGCCTTCGAGTACCGGGCGACCGTCCACACCTCGAGCGTCGAAGCGCTCGACGACTTCCGTTCGCGGCCCGACGCATTCGACCTGCTGATGACCGACAACAGCATGCCGCGCATGTCGGGGATCCAGCTGGCCGGAGAGATTCGCCGGATCCGACCCGAGCTTCCGATCCTGCTGGTCTCGGGGACGGCGGCGCTCGCCGATCCCGCCCAGCTCCAGGCGCTGGGCATCGTTCATGTCCTCGGCAAGCCGCATACCGGCCGGCAGATGAGCAATGCGCTGCAGAAGGCGCTGGGGCGCGAGCCATGA
- a CDS encoding sigma-54 dependent transcriptional regulator — MKRQDSDPAEGLDRPAEEGAMPQPVSLLLVDDEETFRKLTARELSRSGYRVEAVGTIEDARRLLAREQFDLVLLDVRLPDGNGLDLLSEIREASSTTEVVMLTAYGTVQEAIRALKQGAHDFLTKPCKLDELEVVLEKALQKQSLERGNTALRRDVARLGPGENFVGNAPQIRELLKLLSRVAETDSTVLIRGESGVGKELIARAVHKLSPRAEQPFVVVDCASLHENLLQSELFGHEKGAYTDAIRLKHGLFEVADHGTIFLDEIGEITPPLQAKLLRVIETGIFRRLGGTADIRVDVRVIAATNRALETMIREGQFREDLYYRLNVFSLVVPPLRERRDDIPPLVEHFIRNSPVVSKRQVRPSPAAMEVLQRYHWPGNVRELENVIERALILCDGGVIEPEHLPMGVRLEPSFRSDGDDRRLTTLEEVERRYIRRVLEECKGHRHKAAAILGISERNLYRKLKEIDAASGSSGAGDD; from the coding sequence ATGAAACGGCAGGATTCGGATCCCGCTGAGGGGCTCGACCGCCCGGCCGAGGAGGGCGCCATGCCGCAGCCGGTGTCCCTGCTCCTGGTCGACGACGAAGAGACCTTCCGCAAGCTCACCGCCCGCGAGTTGTCGCGGTCGGGCTACCGGGTGGAGGCGGTGGGCACGATCGAGGATGCGCGCCGGCTGCTGGCCCGCGAGCAGTTCGACCTGGTGCTGCTCGACGTGCGATTGCCCGACGGCAACGGTCTCGACCTGCTTTCCGAAATCCGCGAGGCGTCTTCCACCACCGAAGTGGTGATGCTGACCGCCTACGGCACCGTGCAGGAGGCGATCCGCGCGCTGAAGCAGGGCGCGCACGATTTCCTCACCAAGCCCTGCAAGCTCGATGAGCTCGAGGTGGTGCTCGAGAAGGCGCTGCAGAAGCAGTCGCTCGAGCGCGGCAACACCGCCCTGCGCCGCGACGTGGCCCGTCTCGGCCCGGGCGAGAACTTCGTTGGAAACGCTCCCCAGATCCGCGAGCTGCTGAAGCTCCTGTCGCGAGTCGCCGAGACCGATTCCACCGTCCTGATTCGAGGCGAGAGCGGAGTGGGGAAGGAGCTGATCGCGCGCGCCGTCCACAAGCTGAGCCCGCGCGCCGAACAGCCGTTCGTGGTGGTGGACTGCGCCTCGCTGCACGAGAACCTCCTGCAGAGCGAGCTGTTCGGGCACGAAAAGGGCGCCTATACCGACGCCATCCGCCTGAAGCACGGGCTGTTCGAAGTCGCCGACCACGGCACCATCTTCCTCGACGAGATCGGCGAGATCACGCCGCCGCTCCAGGCCAAGCTCCTGCGCGTGATCGAAACCGGCATCTTCCGCCGGCTCGGCGGGACCGCCGACATCCGCGTGGACGTGCGCGTGATCGCCGCCACCAATCGCGCGCTCGAAACCATGATCAGGGAGGGACAGTTCCGCGAGGACCTCTACTACCGGCTCAACGTGTTCTCGCTGGTGGTCCCGCCGCTTCGCGAGCGGCGGGACGACATTCCGCCGCTGGTCGAGCACTTCATCCGCAACTCGCCGGTGGTGTCGAAGCGCCAGGTGCGTCCTTCGCCCGCCGCGATGGAAGTGCTGCAGCGCTATCACTGGCCGGGCAACGTCCGCGAGCTCGAGAACGTCATCGAGCGCGCGCTCATTCTGTGCGACGGCGGCGTGATCGAGCCGGAGCACCTGCCGATGGGCGTGCGGCTCGAGCCCAGCTTCAGGAGCGACGGCGACGATCGCCGCCTGACCACGCTCGAAGAGGTCGAGCGCCGGTACATTCGCCGGGTGCTCGAGGAGTGCAAGGGACACCGCCACAAGGCCGCCGCCATCCTCGGAATCAGCGAGCGAAACCTCTACCGGAAGCTGAAGGAAATCGACGCCGCCTCCGGCTCGAGCGGCGCCGGGGACGACTGA
- a CDS encoding ATP-binding protein, which translates to MIDSSARRPDPARTLPLPPSLDLPAVMDSLSDAIVVVDRARRVVAANRRYLEVFGAGREHVVGLLCDDAVACPEAAAGQLGRCPACRARDLRTPQREIRVLPDAGGGTRRWEITFNPILDANEVTTHVVEVWRDISERTALEAQLSHSERLASIGMLAAGVGHEINNPLASLMASVESLERLLKRGMSTDADRAEALEIVQLAEREVTRCRETTDKLVLLAQPYSVAPIWVDFNRAVLDTASLLRHQMNKQGIEWRAELEVGLPRVWARESGIRGVCLNLMMNAVQAMPTGGVLRVSTRLDGRTAEMRVEDTGPGIPPEHLQRIWDPFFTTKPAGQGTGLGLFVTQSIVHRNGGTIRVENVPGRGARFTLRLPLDSTEGNTT; encoded by the coding sequence ATGATCGATTCGAGCGCGCGGCGGCCGGATCCCGCCCGAACGCTTCCCCTCCCGCCGTCGCTCGATTTGCCGGCGGTGATGGATTCGCTGAGCGACGCGATCGTGGTGGTGGATCGCGCCCGCCGCGTGGTGGCCGCGAATCGCCGCTACCTCGAAGTGTTCGGCGCCGGGCGGGAACACGTCGTCGGCCTGCTGTGCGACGACGCGGTGGCGTGCCCGGAGGCCGCCGCGGGCCAGCTCGGCCGGTGTCCGGCGTGCCGGGCCCGCGATCTTCGCACGCCGCAGCGTGAAATCCGCGTGCTGCCCGACGCCGGCGGGGGCACGCGCCGCTGGGAGATCACGTTCAATCCCATTCTCGACGCGAACGAAGTGACCACCCACGTGGTCGAGGTCTGGCGCGACATCAGCGAGCGGACCGCGCTCGAGGCGCAGCTCTCTCACAGCGAGCGACTGGCGTCGATCGGCATGCTGGCCGCAGGGGTCGGCCACGAGATCAACAATCCGCTGGCTTCGCTGATGGCGAGTGTCGAGAGCCTCGAGCGGCTGCTCAAGCGCGGGATGTCGACGGATGCCGATCGGGCCGAGGCGCTGGAAATCGTCCAGCTCGCCGAACGCGAGGTGACGCGCTGCCGCGAGACCACCGACAAGCTGGTGCTTCTCGCCCAGCCCTATTCGGTGGCGCCGATCTGGGTGGACTTCAATCGCGCCGTACTCGACACCGCCTCTTTGTTGCGGCACCAGATGAACAAGCAGGGCATCGAATGGCGTGCCGAGCTCGAAGTCGGGCTCCCCCGCGTGTGGGCGCGGGAGTCCGGCATTCGCGGCGTGTGTCTCAATCTCATGATGAACGCGGTGCAGGCGATGCCCACGGGAGGAGTGCTCCGCGTTTCCACGCGCCTCGACGGGCGTACTGCCGAGATGCGCGTCGAGGACACCGGGCCGGGCATCCCGCCCGAGCACCTTCAACGCATCTGGGATCCGTTCTTCACCACCAAACCCGCGGGCCAGGGGACCGGCCTCGGTCTGTTCGTCACGCAATCCATCGTGCACCGCAACGGCGGTACGATCCGGGTGGAGAACGTGCCTGGCCGAGGAGCCCGGTTCACACTTCGACTGCCGCTCGACTCGACGGAGGGAAACACCACATGA
- a CDS encoding acetate--CoA ligase family protein, giving the protein ASVGNKAEVSGNDLLEFWERDPGTRIILLYLESFGHPGRFLEIARRVGRAKPIVAVKSGRTRAGIRAASSHTGSLAGADTAVSALCAQAGVVRTDTMEELFDVAMLLANQPVPHGIRVGIVTNAGGPGIMASDACESHGLEVVTLEDSTVAALRAFLPVEASTRNPVDMIASATPQSFEKAVRLVANDPNVDALLVLYVPPIVTRPLDVAQAIVRGNEAAKADARARGAAPKPVLSCFMGSHGVPEGLRSLQEGHIPSYAFPESAAIALARAVRYGKWRDTPEGVVRRFDDFDHAALGRLIRGPLPSAGGGAVRWLDPDSVRTLLAACRIATPEQASAATAGEAAAAAERIGFPVALKLASPTITHKSDVGGVVLDVRDVAEARAAFEAIAGRLRAAGRLADMAGVTIQPMIREGLECIVGMTRDPSFGPLLMFGLGGVQVELLKDVMFRVHPLTDRDATEMVSGIKGAPLFAGYRGGPPADRPAIEEILLRLSQLAGEFPELVELDLNPVLVRERGRGCIALDARIGVRSAAEATR; this is encoded by the coding sequence CAAGCCGATCGTCGCCGTGAAGAGCGGACGGACCCGGGCCGGCATTCGCGCCGCTTCCTCGCATACCGGATCTCTGGCTGGCGCCGATACCGCGGTCAGCGCGCTGTGCGCGCAGGCGGGCGTGGTGCGAACCGACACCATGGAAGAGCTGTTCGACGTCGCCATGCTGCTCGCCAACCAGCCGGTGCCGCACGGAATTCGGGTCGGCATCGTGACCAACGCCGGCGGGCCCGGGATCATGGCCTCCGACGCCTGCGAGTCGCACGGGCTCGAAGTGGTCACGCTCGAGGACTCGACCGTGGCCGCGCTTCGCGCCTTCCTGCCGGTCGAGGCCAGCACCCGGAATCCGGTCGACATGATCGCTTCGGCCACGCCGCAGTCGTTCGAGAAGGCGGTGCGGCTGGTCGCGAACGACCCCAATGTCGATGCGTTGCTGGTGTTGTACGTGCCGCCGATCGTGACACGCCCGCTGGACGTGGCCCAGGCGATCGTGCGCGGCAACGAGGCCGCCAAGGCCGACGCCCGGGCGCGCGGCGCCGCGCCCAAGCCGGTGCTGTCGTGCTTCATGGGCTCGCACGGCGTTCCCGAGGGGCTCCGCTCGCTGCAGGAGGGCCACATTCCGTCCTACGCGTTCCCCGAGTCCGCTGCCATCGCGCTGGCGCGCGCCGTGCGCTACGGGAAATGGCGGGACACTCCGGAGGGCGTGGTTCGTCGGTTCGACGACTTCGACCATGCCGCGCTGGGCCGCCTGATCCGCGGCCCCCTCCCATCGGCCGGCGGGGGCGCGGTGCGCTGGCTCGATCCCGACTCGGTCCGCACCCTGCTCGCCGCCTGCCGGATCGCGACGCCGGAGCAGGCCTCGGCCGCGACCGCCGGCGAGGCGGCCGCCGCCGCCGAGCGCATCGGTTTCCCGGTCGCCCTGAAGCTCGCCTCGCCCACCATCACCCACAAGTCGGACGTCGGCGGCGTGGTGCTCGACGTGCGCGATGTCGCCGAAGCGCGCGCCGCCTTCGAGGCGATCGCGGGACGGCTGCGTGCCGCGGGCCGGCTCGCCGACATGGCGGGGGTCACCATTCAGCCCATGATCCGCGAGGGCCTCGAATGCATCGTCGGCATGACGCGCGATCCGTCGTTCGGACCCCTGCTGATGTTCGGACTCGGCGGCGTCCAGGTCGAACTGCTCAAGGACGTGATGTTCCGCGTGCATCCGCTCACCGATCGGGACGCGACCGAAATGGTGAGCGGCATCAAGGGAGCGCCGCTGTTCGCGGGCTACCGCGGCGGTCCCCCGGCCGACCGGCCGGCGATCGAAGAGATCCTCCTGCGACTTTCCCAGCTGGCCGGAGAATTCCCGGAGCTCGTGGAACTCGACCTCAACCCCGTTCTGGTGCGGGAGCGTGGCAGGGGCTGCATCGCCCTCGACGCCCGCATTGGTGTTCGATCGGCCGCGGAGGCAACACGATGA
- a CDS encoding SRPBCC family protein yields MLILPLALAFAARADEPSVAVGSVGPGCHVAGSFRVAASSTVAWQVLTDYDHIHEFVSSMKESHVERRDADSLLVRQDAISSFFIFHHRVQVLLDVRETPESRITFRDVLGKDFRDYQGEWRITSDSTGTRVNYELQAEPHMAMPKSVCRGMLRDVARDLLSQVRVEMLRRASHEESREEERSER; encoded by the coding sequence GTGCTGATCCTCCCCCTGGCACTGGCCTTCGCGGCCCGCGCCGATGAGCCGTCGGTGGCCGTCGGCAGCGTCGGTCCCGGGTGCCACGTCGCCGGCAGCTTCCGGGTGGCGGCCTCCTCGACGGTCGCCTGGCAGGTGCTCACCGACTACGATCACATTCACGAGTTCGTGAGCTCGATGAAGGAGAGCCACGTCGAGCGCCGCGACGCCGACAGCCTGCTGGTACGGCAGGACGCGATCAGCAGCTTCTTCATCTTCCACCATCGCGTCCAGGTGCTGCTCGACGTCCGCGAGACTCCCGAGAGTCGCATCACCTTTCGCGACGTGCTCGGCAAGGACTTCCGCGACTATCAGGGCGAGTGGCGAATCACATCCGATTCGACCGGGACGCGGGTGAACTACGAGCTGCAGGCCGAGCCCCACATGGCGATGCCGAAGTCCGTGTGCCGGGGCATGCTACGCGACGTGGCCCGCGACCTCCTGAGCCAGGTTCGCGTCGAAATGCTGCGGCGCGCGAGCCATGAGGAGTCGCGGGAAGAGGAGCGCTCCGAGCGCTGA